The Coffea arabica cultivar ET-39 chromosome 2c, Coffea Arabica ET-39 HiFi, whole genome shotgun sequence genome includes the window tgCAAAATCAAGCTTCCCCAAGCTCCGCTCAATCAACTTCCTCAAGTTTTAAACCAGCACCAGTTCTACACCAACGATGGCACTTGATTTAGCCATAAATTGTACCGTGATTCTTGACAGACGTTTTTACGTGAAACAGGAAAAGGTCCGCGCAGATTATGACATGCCCAACAGCAAAATtccttttttgttcttttttttttttgtgtgtgtgttttagtTGGTTGTTCTCTATTGGAAAGCAAGTTCTAATCCTTAATTACAAGAGACTAGGTAATTTCTGCTTGACATTAATCGTTGATCTTGTGGAAATGTGTGAGTATTATTTTGTCTTTGATTTATCAAGTTTTCAACTGTCTCTACTAAGGCATTATGGTTataacgtttttttttttttttttgacaaaatggTTATAACGTTAAAAGGTGACATAAAGGACTTTTTCATCTCATCATCATAATTAGCAAGGAACGCAAGAATACATATTTTACCTTGATTTTCCTTTATACGTACGCTGCAGCTTTGGAGAAGTTTCCCAAGTTTTCGATATTTTTGAATAGGAAGTTCCCCCAAATTTCATGGGCATGATTATATTCAATTTTTATCATACCAATCAACAAAATCAGAAACGGCTAGCAAAATGTAAGTCAAACTGCCTACGTATAATTTGCAAGCGTCATAAGACTTGCGGTTGCTTCCAATGACGAGCAATCTCCTACCAAAAATAacggaaggaaaaaaaaaaagaaatacaagcAATTAGATCTCGACTGAGAGGGGTTATATTTTCCGTTTTCACCCTTGTCGTCAGCCTAAAAGTAGGAGCAAGCATTACGCAGTGGTACATTTGCCCTAGTCAATCTAGTCATAGTTTCTTGAGCTTAAAACCTAGTAGTCACAAATTCATGTCTAACTGGGTTTCCACAAGTGACTAATCAGATCACTGGAATTTGGTTGGTGTATAATCAATTATCTCTTTTGGCAAAGCTGTAATGCCCAACTGACTGTTGAATGGATGGCACTCCAATTGGTCTGGAACCGATGTTAAAATGATTCTTTTGGGTTATCTTTACAAAAATGCTGCGCCGTTAATGCCTTACTGATATGATAAATAAGCAGAAACCAAACAAGTTTACATAGGAAAGGCTTGAGCAATACTATCATCACAATCGCTCCGACTTAGGGTACATTGAACTGTTCAGTAATTATCCCATTATTCAGATATACAGTTTGGCAACTTACGAAAAAGCATACAGAACCAAATTACGATCGTCCCAGACTATGCAACGACATAAGAATTAACAACACcagaaaggcaaaaaaaaaactgcaaatTGGAGTGAGCTGCTTCTGCTCAGTCCACTTCCTCAAGTTTAAAACCAAAACCGCTACTAGATCCAGATTCAGTGAAAGGAGATCCAGATCCAGTGAAAGGAGGATGATCTTGTATGGGAACCCGTCCACCATCAGCACTCCGGTATATCTCGAGGATTATCGGGTTCCAGATGCTCTCAAGCTCGCTCCTCTTCTCCTCAAATTCATACGTTTCTGCATGCTGATTTCTTGCCAACCATTCAACGGCGTCCTCAATCGCATCCTCAATCTTCTCTTTTTCAGCCGGAGACAGCTGAGAACTTATGCTATCGACCTTCATGGTATTTTTCATGTTGTATGCATAATCCTCTAAGCCAATCTTTGCCTTGACCTTCTTTTTGAACTGCTCATCCTCGTACTTGAACTTCATAGCTTCCTGAACCATCCTCTCGATTTGTTCTTTTGACAGTCTTCCCTTGTCATTAGTGATGGTAATCTGATTCTTCTGGCCTGCAAATTTATCCTCCGCAGAGACATGTAACATCCCGTTGGCATCAAGATCAAAGCATACATTGATCTTAGGGACTCCTTTAGGGGCTGGAGGAATGCCATGCAGCTTAAACTTGCCTAAAAAGTAGTTATCTGTTGATCTTGCTCTCTCACCCTCGAACACTCGAAAGGCAACAACGGTTTGGTTATCTGAGCTTGTATGGAATACTCTCTCCTTTCTTGCAGGGATTGGGGTGTTCCTAGGGATCACAACACTCATGACTTCTCCGATAGTTTGTACGCCCAAAGATAATGGGGTGACATCCACCAATACAAGGTCCTGAACCTTCTGGATGTTTTCATTGCCTGTGCCTCCTAAGAGTACGGCTTGAACAGCTGCACCATAGGCAACAGCTTCATCTTGGTTGATGCTTTTGCAAAGCTCCTTGCCGTTGAAGAACTCTTGCAACAGTTCCTGAACCTTTGGAATCCTGGTTGAACCACCTACAAGGACCACATCGTGGACCTCAATCTTGTCCATCTTGGCATCCCTCAAACAGTCTTTAACTGGATCAATGCACTTCGAGAACAAATCCATGTTCAGCTCCTCGAATCTTGGCCGAGTAATGGTCGATTGAAAATCAATACCGTCAAACAAGGCATCAATCTCGGTTGATGTCTGAGCGGCAGAAGAAAGGGCCCTCTTGGCTCTCTCACAAGCGGTCCTCAATCTCCTGAGAGGTCTGGGACTTCCACTAATATCTTTGTTGTGCCTTCTCTTGAACTCTTGGACAAAGTGGTCCACCATTCTGTTGTCAAAGTCTTCTCCGCCGAGATGAGTATCCCCAGCAGTAGCTTTCACTTCGAAAAAACCCTCTTCAATAGTGAGAACTGAAACATCGAAAGTACCACCTCCAAGATCAAAAACAAGAACATTGATCTTGCCCTTGCAATTAGACTTCTTGTCAAGACCATAAGCAATGGCAGCAGCGGTTGGTTCTTTAATAATACGCAATACATTGAGGCCAGCAATGACTCCAGCATCCTTGGTTGCCTGACGCTGCGAGTCGTTGAAATAGGCAGGGACCGTGACAACAGCATTCTTCACTGTGGACCCAACGTAGGCCTCCGCAATCTCCTTCATCTTTCCAAGAACCATAGACGAAATCTCCTCGGCTGCAAATTGCTTTTCCTTCCCTTTGTGGGTGACTACAATCATGGGTTTGTCGCCTGGACCACGAATAACCTTGAATGGCCATAGTTTTATGTCATCTTGAACACATGAATCGCTGAAGCTTCTCCCAATCAATCGCTTGGCGTCTGCAATGTCAACAGACTGATATCAATTATGTAAAATGGGATGTCAACAGAAGCAGAGGCGAGCAAAGGCCTCAGCTCGAAGTCGGGAGCAGAAATTGTTTTCCGATGGATAATAGAgaacaaaattctttttttttttcctttaaaaagaaaaaaaaaggagacaaTGTTAGAAAGCCTTGGCATCTAATATGTTAGAAAACATATCAGAAGATTCAGAAAACAAGCTATTATAAACATTCGAGTAGcagcattttttttaattctgaTTTGAAATACTTGTAATATCTTTTTGTGCAACTTGAGAAGGCAATTTTTGgaagggaaaatcgtccaaaacatccctcacattttgtaaaatgacttttttcgtccctcacttttaaaagtgtaattttatatcccttacatattcacatcggacaaatttagtccctaactaggttttcgatcattttttggccggaatccacatgatcatttttgaagggtaaatttgtcaaattatattttacataatctcatctatagtcctccacattttataaaataaattttttcgtccctcatattttataaaatgatttttttcatccctaacatttcacaaaatgaatttctccatccctcacatttcaaaaaatgaatttttcatttctcactaattatgtgtgtgaatacatttttttaaacacacacacacatatatatatatgtctatttgattttgcttaataataatagtataaacacatgtatgtaattgggtccaacttgtgggctatcttctctttttgtatgattatgactaatatttatcaatagaaccttaatttgcatattcttattgtattttgaccgaaaatagttttattggccaacttaacaatgaatgcaagattatttactagctaatactagatgaaatcaaatgatcacgtaTAATATATGGTATTCGTATTATTAAATGAAGTCAAatagacacatacatatatttatgttattcgtattattaagcaaaatcaaatagacatatacttgtgtttaaacaaaatgtattcacacacaatttttttaggatttccctcacatacataattagtgaggtatggaaatattcattttgtaaaatgtgagggatggagaaattcattttgtgaaatgtgagggatgaaaaaattattttataaaatgtgataaaatgtgagggacgaaaaaatttgttttataaaatgtggaggactatagatcagattatgtaaaatataatttgacaaatttacccttaaaaaatgatcacgtgcaaggcacgtgatggattctggccaaaaaatgatcggaaacctagttagggactaaatttgaccgacGTGAATATGTAAGgaacataaaattacacttttaaaagtgagggacgaaaaaagtcattttacaaaatgcgAGGGACGTTTTGGATGATTTTCCCTTTTTGGAAACcgttaaaaaatgaaaaaagtttTCTAAGCTATTTTTTTCTGACGTTGGGGAGGGAGCTAACTGCCCACCACCAAAACATTAAAGAACGAATAGTTCTTAGTTGATATTTCCAAGGATCGAAACTGAAGTAATCTTTTTTTAGTATTTTCAGATTAATCTATATGCATTGACATTGTGAAGTATATTTAGTACAATAATTTCTACTTAGATAATCTAAAAAACTGGCCCAACCGTTTTGATTCCGTTCAACGCTTTTCGTTGTTAAACGTTTCAAACACTCGAACCATTTCAAAAGTCTGTATTGATGATTTGTTCGCagtttttgatttttggaaacCGAAAAGTTGAAAACGAACCAGAGTACATAAAAATAGTTTTATTGAATTTGGTTGCTTATCAATTAATGATTACCAGAAATTATATGTAATTATAATTGAAACTTTACTACTATTTTGTTAGACTTTCAAGATTCATCTAGTAACTAACTTTCAACAATATGATCCTCAACTCTCTTTAAACTTTGGaggtttttttttggttctaaaTCCCAGAATTTCAATAAacctgctaaaaaaaaaaaaagtgtaagtTTTAAAGTGGTTAAATTCCTTAACTGACTGAATTTACAATGGTTAGATTTTGATTGGGAGAACTTTtgacctaaaaatggaaaatcttCCAATGATAACCACTCGATGCATCTCGTGTCATGTACACACGAGGAGTTTCgtttctttatttttaagtAAACTATGTCAGACCTAAAATTACTTTTGTAAAAGAAACTTTACATTACTTTTGTAAAAGAAACTTTACATTAAAAAACGTATGAAAATACAGATTCACAATGATAAATGGTAGTTTTTTAGGGTAATTACAATGATAAATGGtagtttttttttcatataaatCCCCATAATtacaaaagctatacataataTCATCATAATTTGGACTAAAGTGTCAAGGTAACAAAAAATAATCCTCTGTAATGAAATTCAAGGAAGTGTCGAGAATATACTTGTTTAAAATATAAAACGgataaaataaccaaaatatattaaaattgaagagaccaaaatatataaatataatatacatgatattttaatcttttataattttatgttttattacATAACCcctttatgattttcaaaatatgtaCGTAATTCTCTTGTGgttaattaataattttcaacttcacAAATGAgtacttttgatattttaattGACTCTGTTATAAAATGTAAATTTCCTGATTTTGACACTTTAGTCCAGATTGTGAAGATGTTAtacataatttttcaaaccacaaaGAAATTATGTGAAAAAGTATTAAATCACAGGGGATAAAGTGTATTTTATCCTTTGTTTGAAGAAGAATCGTGCGACACTTCAATGAAGTTTAGCAGAAAAAcccatcaaaaatttcaacaatatcttaagtgttttcaagaaaagaaaagaaaagaaaaaaaaaaaggagctcATTCCCGCTGAACATATATTGCATTTCCGCGCGTTAGACAAATATATGTAAGAAGTAAGAACATAATGGTTAAGTAAAAAAGGTTGGTTAACTGAGAGATAAAGAAATGAGGAATACATCGGAGTTAATAAATTTCATAAGATCTTACCAAAAACGGTGTTGACGGGATTCATGGCAACCTGGTTCTTAGCGGCATCGCCAATAAGGCGCTCAGCGTTGGTGAAAGCTACATAGGACGGCGTCGTCCTGTTCCCCTGATCATTTGGTATGATTTCAACTCGGTCGTGTTGCCAAACAGCCACGCACGAGTTAGTGGTGCCCAAGTCAATTCCTATTGCAGGTACTTCGCCTTCTCCAGCCATTACAATCTTCCACCCAAATgatcaaaaacaaaattcagTTCCTGCTTCGTTGCTGTTGAGAAACAAGTTTCCTATCTGTTTCAGTTCGCCCGAGGTTTCCAGGCGATACCTTTTCAGTTCCCACTACAGAAGTTGCAGATTGCCAAGCTTGTAGGCTCTCTCAAATATTATGCTAATCAAAACTCTTGGATGAATGAACAGATAAGACAAGCCGCAAGGCTTTCTGTCGAAATGTGGAAAAGACGAAGGAACTTCCCGAAGCCGGAAACCAAGTTGATTTACAACGAAGGAGCGAAAGAGCTCAGAATTGGGAACTTTTTTTTGGTTGTCCTTTGATACACCAATGAACCAGCTGTAGAGCCCTTTTAAATAAATCAAAGCAACAAGCAAAACTTAAAAGAAGTAGAAAGTACCAAACCGACCAATCAGAAAACATCACAAACAAATCCTCTTGTTACTTGAGTACTAAAACAAAATGACTTCCTtaattagggatggcaacggggcggggttggggcgggggacccctcccccgtcccccgccccgttgcctattagttccccccgtcccccgccccgtcccccgcctcctgctccccccgccccgccccgccccgcttcccccgcggggttaataaaattttattatataattttattataattaaattttaataaataatcaagtactaaaatattaacacatcaccaaattattatttattgtaattttacaattgaaactcataaaaacaattaaacaaaagttattttaatacaatccaatatgatgaaataaatataactaaaatagtcaagttttcacttttagtacaaatgcaatcactaattcattattgtgtttgtgcttttttttttttagaaaaaagtgttattctattaagtgtaattagaaatttagtataaatatattagtaaatttaatataactaattaataaattctattagtagacatgtagaattattcatataattgattatatcaattatattacataaactaatatacattatatagtatatctaactaataatatcattatcataagtttataactaattaacttatatgttatatataattatatatatttttattttttttttgttttgcggggggcggggcgggggatggggcgggggtatactcccccgccccccgtcccgtttctaagcggggggaaaaaattcccccccgcccccgccccaacccccgccccgagagccccccgcggggcgggcacccgcgggcacccgcccccattgccatccctatccTTAATTAATAGATAAACTAATAAAATAGCAATTAAAGGATAGACTTGGTTTAGAATCCTACATTGGTCCTCTTGGATATACTACTATATACTACTCTCTTCCTGGTTTGAATATTCCTCTTTTATTTCCCTTAATTTCATTTTATGCAACGATTATTGGACTAATAATAGAAACAGAAAACGGATAAACAAAGCAAGTAAACTTCAAGGAAAATACTAAGTTGGCTTGCACTATGTACATATTTATATAAGTATATTGATGAGTAATGTTTGATACTATGACGAAGTCAATGGATATCAGCTAAGAGAAATAACCTAACAAAAGCTTGGGTTCGATTAAAATAAGCCAATGTACTGTTCTAAGATGCACGAAAGAGAAATGCACCGGATATCTATCTACCTTGGAATGGAGTAATTAATATTTTCTTCCTCCTAACTTccatttttaacaaaaaaaaaaaaaaaaaagaagggaatcATATAATAAAATTTGTGTGGCTATTATACCTATCACATGGTGTGGAAATTAACCTGTGAACCAAGCTTACAACAAGTATTTGGTCAACATTGTTTAAGGTTTATATATTCATACATTTTGTACGGTGGGAAAAATAAATATGGAATCTTAGGCTATTGTTTTCTTAGCAGTGCAAAGTTTCTGAAGTTTCATTGCTGTAGATACCAGCATTGACTTTTGCCAAACGACCACAAAGTccatattcttctttttttatttttcatttcttttgcaGCGAGGCCGACACGCTAAGAAGCTAGCTGATTGCTGGTAGTTATATTACTGACCCAGAAAGTCAAGCATAGGAATGACTTGGAATGCTCCAGCGGCTCCAAAAGGCTCCATGCCATGATGCTAAATTAAGATGTTGGAGTTGGTTGAGTTGTgacaaacaaaacaataaaagggtctgtttgaattagctattttttagagtatttatgaaatattttattgtattaatgtatatgaaaatttttttattgtagATGTTTTTCGTGATATTTTTTGAGAtgtttttggaaaatattttgaaacatttttaaaatttaaaatttttgtgacatttttaaaaaaattaccacCACTACCACTacctcctccctctctctctttctcctcctCCCCTTCTCCCCCATCTTTTTTCTCCTCCCATCTTCCTCCTCCATTTCTTTCCTCCCCTTCTTCCTTTCCCTTCCCTTCCTTTAGTCGAGCCCAGATTTaggggggaaggggaagggagaATGGGAGGGAGAGGAAATAGGAAAATGGAGTGGATGGTGACGATGGTGGGTAGGGATGGTGGTGGTGGGTGGTGGTGATCGATGGAAGAAGAAAATagtgcatattttattttttttgtatatttagaGTTATTTTTAATATATCTATGGATGTggtgtttttaaaattattttttattatatattattatactattgtatatgaaaaacttgtGTATTATTGTACCATTGAATTTTTAGAAGTTGACTTGTAGAAAATTTCACGTCCCTTTGTCACTCTCTTTTGGCCCATAACATGAATACCAACCGATCATTTGTATATATACCAACACATCAGATGTATATATGGTTTTTTAGAAGTTGACTTGTGGAAAATTTCACGTCCCTTTGTCACTCTCTTTTGGCCCACGACATGAATTCCAACCAATCAGATGTATATATGGCTCCACCAggtattagaaaaaaaaagaaaaaaaatgtaaatacaGTGGAGAATCTCTTACTACACTGTTCCATTTAGGTACAGCTCCAATCCCACAAAGGCTAGAGGGCTGTGCCTAAAAACGGGTTTCTCTTTGGTGGTAATTAACATCTCAAGTTTCACAATTACGAGCGTAGTCTAATAATATGAGTCTCGTTTGTCCCTCAATTTGTGAGGTACTTAATTATTTTGTGTCTCTTAATTTTGTAACACTCTTTTGGGtcgattattttattaaataaatagCAAAATGACAAtagaagctacaatttctctgCCCCAAGTTATCCTTTACCAACATATTTTATTTCTCCCTAACAAATATCAAACCGATCTAGGGAACCAGCTTTGGAAGAGCCAGAGATGAAAAGACCGATGATATTGCTGAGAACAAAAATGCCACAATTAGAAGGCCGGCAGCAGCATTTGCCTTGTTGAGAAAATCTGAGGCGTCCGTGCCCTTCAGTAGTAAGCGATTGAAATCGACTGTGATCCCAAACCCTGCTGCAGCGCCCGTGGCCAACATGTAGGAAATAACCTGCTCAAAACCAAAGGGAATGTCTAACAAATAGTATCATTTCCCTTAAATTAAACCACATTTTCCAAATAGCTGCATATTCGCTCTTGGCATAAGCAATTTATGTACTACGAGCCATAGTCAGTGACAAAGTAAAATCTCTtttgattgacaaaaaaaaaaaaaatagagtacATAAAACTCTTATCCACAACTAGAATAATCCAAGGTTAAGATAGAAAGCATGTTTTtccttaaaccaaaaaaaaaattttttttgttgaagtCACTAGCagcaaattacttagttttcaTATAATCCTCGTTAATAATCAAACCATTATCAAATACAGGTTCAATCTCAGTCGATACTGTATTAACGTCCATTAATTAATTCAATAACATACCATCTGCAATCATTAATTGTCGTTCaatttttctccccatacataCAATTCTCTCGGATACTCCACGATTCCGTATAGAAGGTTTCATGCAAGATACGAGACATACCTTGTCACCATAAAAATCCAGATAACACAAAGCAGCACCACCAAATCGTTTGCCGGTGCTCACTTGGAATATTGCGAAAGCGGTTTGTAGGAGGGTGTAGGTGATTCCGATAACAGTTGTAGACAGCATGTAACTGTGGATGAATAATAAAATACTTAAGTAGTCCACAACAATAAACTCCCATTAAAGATGAAGTATCAAGTATCTGATCAGGTCATTGAAATCTTGATTATGCGTAGTTGTAGTCAAAGCAGGCTTATATATAATGCAGCTTAGTTACCGGTAAGCATAGAGGTCACTGAAGTCGACTTTTATTTCGAGGCCGGAGTCA containing:
- the LOC113725480 gene encoding heat shock cognate 70 kDa protein-like; this encodes MAGEGEVPAIGIDLGTTNSCVAVWQHDRVEIIPNDQGNRTTPSYVAFTNAERLIGDAAKNQVAMNPVNTVFDAKRLIGRSFSDSCVQDDIKLWPFKVIRGPGDKPMIVVTHKGKEKQFAAEEISSMVLGKMKEIAEAYVGSTVKNAVVTVPAYFNDSQRQATKDAGVIAGLNVLRIIKEPTAAAIAYGLDKKSNCKGKINVLVFDLGGGTFDVSVLTIEEGFFEVKATAGDTHLGGEDFDNRMVDHFVQEFKRRHNKDISGSPRPLRRLRTACERAKRALSSAAQTSTEIDALFDGIDFQSTITRPRFEELNMDLFSKCIDPVKDCLRDAKMDKIEVHDVVLVGGSTRIPKVQELLQEFFNGKELCKSINQDEAVAYGAAVQAVLLGGTGNENIQKVQDLVLVDVTPLSLGVQTIGEVMSVVIPRNTPIPARKERVFHTSSDNQTVVAFRVFEGERARSTDNYFLGKFKLHGIPPAPKGVPKINVCFDLDANGMLHVSAEDKFAGQKNQITITNDKGRLSKEQIERMVQEAMKFKYEDEQFKKKVKAKIGLEDYAYNMKNTMKVDSISSQLSPAEKEKIEDAIEDAVEWLARNQHAETYEFEEKRSELESIWNPIILEIYRSADGGRVPIQDHPPFTGSGSPFTESGSSSGFGFKLEEVD
- the LOC113723779 gene encoding CASP-like protein 4D1 — protein: MEPPSSAGSPPPSTPPPPPSTNTASPTSPTANPPQSSARPAPFTVTCTAGLPVIALVLRLLTFVFLLISLIITAIDTVTYVDDSGLEIKVDFSDLYAYRYMLSTTVIGITYTLLQTAFAIFQVSTGKRFGGAALCYLDFYGDKVISYMLATGAAAGFGITVDFNRLLLKGTDASDFLNKANAAAGLLIVAFLFSAISSVFSSLALPKLVP